The genomic segment TTCACCTGGGGGCCCGGGGACGTCCAGGCCTGGCCGGGATAGAGGCGGCGGGAGGGCGACCCCGGGAGGTGGCCGCCCTCCTCTGTGTGTCTCCGCGGCTGTGAATTGGGGCGATAATTCCTCCCGGTAGGTCGCTGTGAAGGTGCATGAGATCGTGCGTGTGAACGTTTGTTGTCAGCTGTTACTTGAGTCCGACAGCCCCGGGGGGCCCTGCACTTGCGTAACATGGCTGTCTCTGAACTCCTTGGGGGACATGTGTACCTTTGAGAATCCGATGAAAGCCAAAGATTCCTcccttattttcttaaagaaatataatatattttatggcCTGTTGGAAACGGAAAACCTTTGCACAATCATTAGTATTAGTATCAGTATCTGGATTGGAGACCACTTACTTGATCCTCTTCCCAGGGTCATTGTGAGAATCAAGTGCACAGCTTCTCGTAAACACTAAATACTAAAACATCTGGTGAtccaggtactattattattccgcATTGCAAAGGAAGAAGCCGAAGACCAGGGGGGATAAATGCTGGGGTCCCGCTGGGGTTAAGCAGCAGAGTGATCATTGGAAGCCAGGTGCTCCCCATTCACTGCCTTTGTGCTGAACACGCTCTTCTTGGGAGTTTCACTAGAAAGGTTGCCTTGGGCCAAAGGGATAGGCTGTACCTCAAGTCCACGCGGATGCCCCAGAACCCCAGGATCTCAGCCGACCTGTTTGTGGATTATTAGATCTGATTTAAAAGGTAGctaatcaggccgggcgcggtggctcacgcctataatcccagcactttggaaggccgaggcgggtggatcacgaggtcaagagatcgagaccatcctggtcaacaaggtaaaaccctgtctctactaaaaatacaaaaattagttgggcaaggtggtacgagcctgtagtcccagctactcgggaggctgaggcaggagaattgcttgaacccagaaggcagacgttgagatgagccgagatcgtgccattgcactccagcctgggtaacaacagtgaaactccgtctcaaaaaaaaaaaagggtagctaatcggccgggcgcggtggctccggtttgtaatcccagcactttgggaggccgaggtgggctgatcataaggttaggagtttgagaccagcctggccaatgtggtgaaaccccatcactactaaaactaTGAAAGCCAgacgtggtgcgtgcctgtagtcccagctacttgggagactgaggcagaagaatcacttgaacccaggaagtggaggtcgcagtgagccaacattggccactgcaccccagcttgggcaacagagcaagactgtctttaaaaaaaaaaaaaaaaaaaaaagtagctaatCCAGacccttcctcatctgtaatatatGGCTGACAGTTCCCAGCTGTAATGTTATGAGAGTCAGTGCGGTCATGAGTGAGGTGCCCCAGTTAAAGCCCCAGAAGTCAAGCAGCTGGGCCAAGGTCTGGCAGGCAGCCgagggcagggccaggcctggtTTTGTCCAGACCCTGTGTTCAGGCACAGTGCAATCAGCATCAGTGGGGACTTggcttatttttctgtcttcaaatgTCTCTAGATGCCAGGATTGCCGcggactgcttttttttttttgagacggagttttttgctcttgttacccaggctggagtgcaatggcgcaacctcggctcactgcaacctccgcctcctgggttcaggcatttctgctgcctcagcctcctgagtagctgggactacaggcatgcgccaccatgcccagctaatttttttttttagtagagatggggtttcaccatgttgaccaggatggtctcgatctcttgaccttgtggtccaccgccttggcctcccaaagtgctgggattacaggcgtgagccaccgcgcctggccccaatataattgtttttaattgcaaAGACATAACTACCAGGAAAGCTATCATGATTACATAACCCaaaatacctttatttatttataaattatatatacatatacttaatGTATTGTATGTTATAAAACTTACAGAGAAGCTTCTAAACTTTTGTCATGAATGTCAGTGAGATTAATTTCTCCCTCAGTGAAAACAGCCTGgaagttttttttcctgttctcatTGAATACATGTCTTGCTGATTATCATGGAGTCATACTTTAATTCTGTTTTAATCATAATGTATCTAAAACCTTGTTTCGAAAATCTTGAAAAGATACAGACCACTCCTTCTGCCTTTTTTGGCTAATATCTCATCAGATCCAATTAACCTGTTactgcttttatttcattatgtagtGAAGGAAGACCTTATCCCCAGTAGGAGGAGCAGTGAGGGTTCTGCCCTTTTCTTTTCACTGACTTGTGCTATCATTGTTGTTCTCTTCAGTCAATGGTTTTTTAGAAGGATTCTTTGTAAACTATGTGTGTGCTATAAATTAAAATTGGGTAatataggctaggcacagtggctcacgcctttaattccagcactttgggaggcggaggtgggaggttCATGAGGTAAGggattcgagactagcctggccaacatggtgaaaccttgtctctactaaaaatacaaaaattaaccgggtagggtagcacacacctgtagtcccaaccacttgggaggctgagacgggagaatcatttgaacaccggaggtggaggatgcagtgagctgagaccatgccactgcactccagcctgggtgacaatgtaagactccatctcaaaaaaaaaaaaaaaaaaatgggtaataaaggccaggcgtggtggctcagccatgtaatcccagcactttgagaggccaaattGGGCcagttgcttgagctcaggagttcaaccagcctgggcaacatggtgaaactccgtctgtacaaaaaaatacaaaaattagctgggcctggtggcgtgtgcctgtgatctcagctactcgggaagctgaggcaggagaatcgcttgagcctgggaggtcgaggctgcagtgagccaagattatgccactgcactggagcctgggtgacagagtgagaccctgtcttaaaaaattttgGGGGGGTGATATACGTGAAAAAAAGAACACTAACCCCTGtcttatatacaaaaattaattcaagatgaattATAGTCACAAATATGAAACATAGACAATAATATTACCAGAAGTTAACAAAAAATATCATCATGATCTTGGGGtaggcaatttttttttggtggaggagtggggatggggtctcactctgtcaggttGGAGTGcgctggcatgatctcagctcactgcaacctctggctcccgggcGCAAGCAGTCCTccggcttctgagtagctgggaccacaggcacacaccacggtgcccagctaattttttgtatctttgatagagacagggttttgccacgttgcccaggatggtctcaaactcctggactcaagtgatctgcctgcctctgcctcccaaagtgctaggattataggcataagccaccacactcggcctggGGTAGGCAAACATTTTATAATAGTGATACAAAcactaatcattaaaaaataatcataaattggGCTGGATGTGGGGGCTCATGCTTATagtccaaacactttgggaggccgaggtgggcagatcacctgagttcaggaatgcaagaccagcctggccaacatggcaaaaccccatctctactaaaaatacaaaaattagttgggtgtggtggcaggtgcctgtaatcccagctactcaggaggctgaggcaggagaattgcttgaacccaggaggcagaggttgcagtgagtggagaccgtgccactgccctccagcctgggcaacaaagtgagactccatctctaaataaatgaatgaatgaatgaatgttggaTTTCATTGCAATTAAGaacttctggctgggtgcagtggttcacacctgtaatcccagcactctaggaggccgaggtgggcagatcacgatcacaaggtcaacagattgagaccattgcggccaacatggtgaaaccccgtctctaccgaaaatgtaaaaattagctgggtgtggtggcacatgcctgtagtcctagctactcgggaggctgagggaggagaatcacttgaacccggaaggcagaaattgcagtgacccaagactgtgccactgcactccagcggcaacagagtaagatgcctcaaaaaaaaaaagaacttctttgATCAAAAGAAGCCAATAAGAAATCAAAAAGAGGTCCAgcgcagtagttcatgcctgtaataccagcactttggaaggccaaggcagatggataacttgaagtcaggagtttcagaccagcctggtctggtctctaccagcctggctaacatagcaaaacccctctctactaaaaataacaaaaattagctgggcatggtgtcatgtgcctgtaatcccagttactcgggagtgtgaggcaggagaatcacttggacctgggaggcagaggttgtagtgagctgagatcatgccactgcactccagcctgatgacagagggagactctatcttaaaaaaaaaaaaatggtgccaggcacggtggctcacacctgtaatcctagcactttgggaggccaaggtaggtggatcacctgaggtcaggagttcaagaccagcctggccatcatggagaaactccatctttaaaaaaaaaaaaatggcgaaAGACATGAACAAGCATGTCACAAAAGAGAGTATCCAGAGCTGGGCAtccagagctgggcatggtggattatgcctgtaatcccagtattttcggaggctgaggtgggtggatcacctgaggtcaggagttcgagaccagcctggccaccatagtaaaactccatctctactaaaaatacaaaaaattagccaggcgtggtgatgcgcatctgtaatcctgtctactcgggaggcagaggttgcagtgtgccgagatcgcaccattgcactccagcctgggcaacaagagagagagTATCCATATATGTCCAAAGAGAATGTTAAATGGTGCTCAATTTAATTAGTTATTtgggaaaagcaaattaaacaatGCAACACTACTACCTACCTGCCACAATGGATAAGgtgaaaaagacagaaagtacCAGATATTGACAAGGAACTTTTGCAAACTGCAGTTAGGAGTCTAAATTGGTACAATTACTTTGGAAAACCATTTGGCAGTATCTGTTAAAGCTAAATATATGGATGCTCTGTGACTCTACAGTTCTACCCCTAAATATGGAACCAGGAAAGCGTGCGTGTGCTGCGGATATACGTGCCCAAGCATCATGTTCTTAGcaggacttttatttatttttttttaagacagggtcttgttctgttgctcagactggagtgtgcagtgggtgatcatagctcactacagcctcaagctcctgggctcaagcagtcctcccacctcagcctcctgagtagctagaagtATAAGGgtatgctaccatgcctgtccgattttttgatttttttggtagaaataaggtctcattatgttgcccaggctggtcttgaactcctggcatcaagtgatccttctgccttggcctcccaagcataAGCAACCATGCTTGGCCTAgtagcactatttttttttgatGGTCAGAAACTggaaaccagccaggtgtggtggttcacgactgcaatcccagcactttggaaggctgaggcaggaggatcacttgagcccaagaatttaagaccatactgggcaacatggcaaaactcccatctctattaaaaatgcaaaaaattagccagtgtggtggtgtgtgcctatagttccagctacccatGAGACTGAGgtggagggtcacctgagcctgagaggtggaggctgcagtgagcagagatggcaccactgcactccaacctgggggaccagaatgagaccctatcttaaaaaacaaaacaaaaattaaaaaaaaactggaaacagctcAGATGTCCATCATCTGTAGACAAGTAAATTTTGCTGTGTTTATACAATAGAGTATTATCCAGCAATGCAAGTGAACAAACTGAACTACACACAGCTGCATGGATGAATGTCAGAAACATGACGTTGAATGTGAGAAGCCAGATGCAAACGAGGACTCCCTGTACAATTCCGTGCATGTAAAGTGACCAGGTGAGGATTCTGGAATGCTGAAATGCTCTGGATCCCAATCTGGAgggtggttttaaaaaatttttttgagtcagcatgttggttcacacctgtaatcccagcactttgggaggccaaggtgggccaatcacttgaggtcagtagtttaagattagcctggtcgacatggtgaaagcccgtctctactaaaaaatacaaaaattagctgggcatggtggcacatgcctgtaatcccggctaccttcaaggctgaggcatgagaatgacttgaatctaagaggcagaggttgtagtgagccaagattctgccactgcactccagcctgggcgacagagcaaggctctgtctcaaaaaattaatcataaataaaaagttaaaaatttttgaatatttgattttaatttttttagagacggggttctcactatgttgctcaggctggtcttgaactcttgggctcaagcagtcctcctatcttggcctcccaaagtgctgggatttcaggtttgAGTCCACGCCTGGACCTGAAGGGTGGTTATAACTGTGTAGTAAAAACTCATGAAACCTTACCCTCATGATTTGTAATAGACTTTTCTGTATTAATgtcatatatttactttttaaattttttatctttttttttttttgtagagacgggtcctactaagttgcccaggctggttttgaactcctgtgctcaagcgattctcccaccctggcctcccaaagtcctggcattacaggtgtgagccactgtgccaagcctaaATTAAAAGTTTGCctctcccctttttttctttcccaaaaacCTGGGTGCTATCAGTAAATCTACATAAGTAGGCCTAGGTGAATTGCAGGAGGTTGCGCTATGCTGAAAGCAAATGTATGGGGCGGGGAGGTCCAGCTCTGCCACAGCGTGGACCTGCCCCCTTTTCAGgacacctcacctcaccttccaTAACAGGACAGGTAACCTGACAGATGAGATGACAAGTGACACTGGTGACAAGTGAGGGGCATTGTTatcaaaaaggaaatataagcgtagctttatttctttttctttttttttggcgggCGGGgaggggacagagtttcactcttgctgcccaggctggagtgcagtggcgcagtctcagcttactgcaacctctacctcccgggttcaagtgattctcctgcctcagcctcccgagtggctggaattacaggtatgtaccaccacgcccgggtaatttttgtttttgtttttttttttgagacggagtttcgctcttgtttcccaggctggagtgcaatggcacgatctcggctcaccgcaacctccgcctcctgggttcaggcaattctcctgcctcagcctcctgaggagctgggattacaggcacgcgccaccatgcccagctaattttttgtagaccaaggttttgccatgttggccaggctggtcttgaattcctgggctcaagcgatctgtctgcctcagcctcctgagtaactgagactgtaggtgcgcaccaccatgccaggctaattttttttttttttttttttgagacacggccTCTCACTCCGTAGCCTAGCCTGGAGAGCAGCAGTGGATCACAGCTTACCGAGCCTCAACCCCCCTGGGTTCCagccatcctccttcctcagcttcccaagtagttaggactacaggcatgtgccactgtgccccacccaaaAATCTTAGCATACTGCGTAGTACAGAGAGAGCATTCAGCACATGggaactagttttttttttaatgcaacctTTCCTGCACAACACATGGGaatccattttgtgctgctgtaacagattacctcagattgggtaatttacagagaaaagaaggctgggagtggtggctcacgcctgtaatcccagcactttgggaggccaaggcaggtggatcacgatcatgaggtcagcagatcgagaccatcctggccaacatggtgaaaccccgtctctgctaaaaacacaaaaattagctgggcggagtggcgtgcgcctgtagtctcagctacttaggaggctgaggcaggagaatcgtttgaacctaggaggtgaaggttgcaatgagccgagattgccccactgcactccaacctgggcgacagagtgagactttgtctaaaaaaaaaattgataaataagagaaaagaagtttatttggttcacagttctggagactgggaggtCCAAAAGCAGGGTGCAAGTATTTGGTGAGGGTCATCTGGTGTGAGGCAGAAGGCACACGTGGGGAGCAAGTGCATGAGCCAGACAGCATGGCAGCAGAACTTATACCAGGAGCCCACTCCCGAGATAACTAACCTACTCCCATGAcaacagcattaatccatttagGAGAGCAGAGCTCACATGGGCCAGTCACCCCTTAAAGGCTCGCCACTCTTGATACTGTTACCATGGCAGtgaaattttaacatgagttttggtggggagATTCAAACCACAGCACCAGGATTGTTAGTAACCACATgataaaatgtatgttttcaagATATGAGGACAATGGTGTGAGGTCAGTGATCCAGCTGTCTTTCCCCCTAACTTTTTCCGACCCTAGGAGAAGGGAGCGCTGGGTTTGGCCTGATGAAGATCAGACCAAAGATGCCCTTCTTTTGGAATATGTTCAGTCCGAAGAAGACACCTCCTCGGAAGTCTGCATCTCTCTCCAACCTGCATTCTGTGAGTGTCGGTACTGGCGTCAGCCCAGTGTGCAGCGTGAGTTGAGTGCTGAGTGCGTGTCTGAGTGGAAACCGGTCCTCTGGAGGCATCGCTGCAGGAGGGCATCCTTTCCATCCATATGATTGCTATTGCTGAAAACGTTTTCGAACTCTTGTTTGGGAATGATTGTCAGAGCTTGTTTATCCAGGAACCTAAGAAGACAATCTCATTATGATATTTGACCCCAAACAATattatccagtttttttttttttttttttttgagatggagtctttctacccttgagtggtgcaatctcagctcactgcaacctccacctcctgggttcaagtgattctccttcctcagcctcctgaacaagtagctgggattataggtgcctgccaccatgcctggctgattttttttttttttttttgagatggagtttcactcttgttgcccaggctagagtgcagtggcgtgatctcggctcactgcaatatccgcctcccgggctcaagcgattctcctgcctcagcctcccaagtagctgggattataggcatgtgccactatgcccaactcattttgcactttttttttgacagagacggtttctccatgttggtcaggctggtctcgaactcttgacctcaggtgctctgcccgcctcagcctcccaaagtgctgggattacaggcatgagtcaccatgcccgacctAGAACGTTCTTCTCTATTGATTAATTCAAGAGCTATTGATTGATACCTTTCTATGTGGCAGGCACTCTTCTAAGCACTGGCAGGCAGAAGTGGatgaaggaggggagaggaaaaacATCCAGTCCCTGCCTTCATGGGGCAGATATTTTAATGGAAGGCTACAGAAAATCAGCACATTTAAATCAGAGGGTGATAGGTGGTAGACAGCAAAACAAAGCATAGGCCTGGGAAGGGGTGTTTCTGAGTAGTGGGGACAGAACTGTCATCTTCACCAGGGTGGTCAGGAAGGCCTGACTGAGAAAGGGACATTTGCACACTTCCCTGAAGGTCTCTCCCTGTTGAGCTGCTCTTGAGGAAGAGCTGCTCATACTCTTCCCTGGGTACCCAGTACCGAGTCCTGAATTAGGGTGGGTGCTCACTGAGTTGTAGAAATGAAtatatgggctgggtgcagtggctcatgcctgtaatctcagcactttgggaggctgaggcgggtggatcacaagttcaggagttcaagaccagcctggccaaatatggtgaaaccttgtgtccactaaaaaatagaaaaattagtcaggtgtggtggcacacatctgtagtcccagctactcaggaggctgaggcaggaaaatcacttgaaccctggaggcggaatttgcagtgagctgtgattgtgctactgcactccagcctgggcgacagaacaagactctgtctccaacaaaacaaaacaaaacaaaaattagccagctgtggtggtacgtgcctgtagacccagctacttggaggctgacgtgggaggatcgcttgaacctgggaggtggaggctgcagtgaactgagatggcgccactgtactccagcctgggtgacagagagaaactgtctcaaaaaaaaaaaaaaagagagaaagaaaagaaattactatGTAAATTGTACTGTTGCGCATTGAGAAGCAACTCCTCTTCTTCCTGTTAGAATTTCACATCTTTTCCACAACATATGTAGCTCTGTATTAAGAAAATGATAACTTAGGGgactattatattttaaaaggatttttcacTTAACAATTGACAGGATTGCTTCAACTATTAAGTGTCTAGTAGatgtaaaataattcaatttataattttcagtatatATAGCTTTTCTAGAAAACATCTAatgtataaacttttttttaaatctctaattaAACTTTTGGTATACATCATCTGATTTTATGGCCTTTACAAAAATCATTAAAGGTGCCAGGTAATGATTAGAAAAATGAGTGAGTGGGGTCACATTGTTAGGGGAAGAGGAGCTGGAATGAGGGCAAGTTCCGGGCCTGCTGAAGCTGTCACGTAGCGTCTCGCCCACAGTTGGACCGCTCAACCCGGGAGTTGGAGCTGGGCTTGGAATATGGATCCCCCACTATGAACCTGGCAGGGCAGAGCCTGAAGTTTGAAAATGGCCAGTGGATAGCAGGTGAGCTGCGCTTCCTGCCATCTCATCAATCAAGATTGTAGAAGGAAACCCCCCTTTAACTGGTTCTGTCCTTCCTCCAGAGACAGGGGTGAGTGGAGGTGTGGACCGGAGGGAGGTCCAGCGCCTTCGTAGGCGGAACCAGCAGCTGGAGGAAGAGAACAATCTCTTGCGGCTGAAAGTGGACATCCTGTTAGACATGGTGAGGCAGGTAATGGGTAAGAGATGCCTAGGTTCTCCTTTCAGAGAAGCTCCACCTTGAGTCATTTAAGCCAACAGATACTTCCTCAATGCCAGTCTGGCCAGGTACGTTGCTTTGTATCCTAAGAAACAAGACACAGTTTCTGCCCACGGTCTAGAGGCAAGTGGGCTGTATCATGATGGCAGTGGTACGGACCCAGCTGGAGTCTGCACAGCATCTGCGTAGCACATGATGGGGAAGTCAATTCTCTCAGGTCGGGAGAGCTTCCCAGAGGAAGGGATATCTGAGCTGAAAGTGGAAGGATAATGGCAGGAACGGAGGTTGGGATGGAAGCATCCCAGGAAGAGGGGAAGAGCTGGCTTATAGGCATTAATACCCAGCGCAGACATGCTGAGAGGCCCACACTGTGTTAGTGTTGGTTTCTTGCGGCTGTTAAAAATCCAGCAACCCA from the Callithrix jacchus isolate 240 chromosome 1, calJac240_pri, whole genome shotgun sequence genome contains:
- the CBY1 gene encoding protein chibby homolog 1 isoform X4; translation: MKIRPKMPFFWNMFSPKKTPPRKSASLSNLHSLDRSTRELELGLEYGSPTMNLAGQSLKFENGQWIAETGVSGGVDRREVQRLRRRNQQLEEENNLLRLKVDILLDMLSESTAKSHLMEKELDELRISRKRK
- the CBY1 gene encoding protein chibby homolog 1 isoform X1, whose protein sequence is MKIRPKMPFFWNMFSPKKTPPRKSASLSNLHSLDRSTRELELGLEYGSPTMNLAGQSLKFENGQWIAETGVSGGVDRREVQRLRRRNQQLEEENNLLRLKVDILLDMVRQTSGFGPGREYPIMGLTGTGTLGLAIKGDTEWRRPRFHMGAVMRRRFTCTVCGCQSENQTAWRSGSADELLGTLHAHKLANTHVPE
- the CBY1 gene encoding protein chibby homolog 1 isoform X2, with amino-acid sequence MKIRPKMPFFWNMFSPKKTPPRKSASLSNLHSLDRSTRELELGLEYGSPTMNLAGQSLKFENGQWIAETGVSGGVDRREVQRLRRRNQQLEEENNLLRLKVDILLDMTSGFGPGREYPIMGLTGTGTLGLAIKGDTEWRRPRFHMGAVMRRRFTCTVCGCQSENQTAWRSGSADELLGTLHAHKLANTHVPE
- the CBY1 gene encoding protein chibby homolog 1 isoform X5, producing the protein MKIRPKMPFFWNMFSPKKTPPRKSASLSNLHSLDRSTRELELGLEYGSPTMNLAGQSLKFENGQWIAETGVSGGVDRREVQRLRRRNQQLEEENNLLRLKVDILLDMVRQVMGKRCLGSPFREAPP
- the CBY1 gene encoding protein chibby homolog 1 isoform X3, translated to MKIRPKMPFFWNMFSPKKTPPRKSASLSNLHSLDRSTRELELGLEYGSPTMNLAGQSLKFENGQWIAETGVSGGVDRREVQRLRRRNQQLEEENNLLRLKVDILLDMVRQLSESTAKSHLMEKELDELRISRKRK
- the CBY1 gene encoding protein chibby homolog 1 isoform X6 — translated: MKIRPKMPFFWNMFSPKKTPPRKSASLSNLHSLDRSTRELELGLEYGSPTMNLAGQSLKFENGQWIAETGVSGGVDRREVQRLRRRNQQLEEENNLLRLKVDILLDMVSSQSPLPNPT